One window of Daphnia carinata strain CSIRO-1 chromosome 7, CSIRO_AGI_Dcar_HiC_V3, whole genome shotgun sequence genomic DNA carries:
- the LOC130686142 gene encoding uncharacterized protein LOC130686142 isoform X1 translates to MHNKFVAQSILLAAWRCWRHHTPSYSTLNLGGYVPTLVCLKAESSNLNCFLLFCTVRMATVTTTTTTTSGPSLGISIDRGYVNTLFGRFNILTLAINALCFICVAAQPWAAYIPPQGWFYFVCVTGFWSALLELFLGLCRIQERMVRIVPWKLGLLIFYGLWSFFYLTAASAVTHYAANYEKRDGWYAGTVFGFIATIIYGIAAYYRLLDWKGASPVSVSQPA, encoded by the exons ATGCACAACAAGTTTGTGGCACAGTCTATTTTGTTAGCCGCTTGGAGGTGCTGGCGTCATCATACGCCTTCGTACTCAACCCTCAATTTGGGCGGCTACGTACCAACCCTCGTCTGTCTAAAAGCGGAAAGCTCGAATCTCAA CTgctttcttctattttgtaCAGTCAGAATGGCAACTGTCACAACCACAACAACCACCACCTCAGGTCCATCTCTGGGAATATCAATCGATAGAGGATATGTCAACACCTTGTTTGGACGGTTTAATATCTTGACATTA GCTATTAATGCTCTTTGTTTCATCTGTGTTGCTGCACAACCATGGGCTGCTTACATCCCACCTCAGGGATGGTTCTATTTTGTATGTGTTACTGGATTCTGGTCAGCTCTCCTTGAACTTTTTTTGGGACTATGTCGTATTCAGGAAAGGATGGTCAGAATAGTTCCATGGAAACTTGGA TTGTTGATCTTTTATGGTCTGTGGTCATTTTTCTACCTGACAGCAGCCAGTGCTGTCACCCACTATGCTGCCAACTATGAAAAAAGGGATGGATGGTATGCTGGAACG GTATTTGGATTTATTGCAACAATCATTTATGGTATTGCTGCTTACTACCGACTTCTTGATTGGAAGGGAGCAAGCCCTGTTAGCGTCAGCCAACCAGCCTAA
- the LOC130686142 gene encoding uncharacterized protein LOC130686142 isoform X2: protein MATVTTTTTTTSGPSLGISIDRGYVNTLFGRFNILTLAINALCFICVAAQPWAAYIPPQGWFYFVCVTGFWSALLELFLGLCRIQERMVRIVPWKLGLLIFYGLWSFFYLTAASAVTHYAANYEKRDGWYAGTVFGFIATIIYGIAAYYRLLDWKGASPVSVSQPA from the exons ATGGCAACTGTCACAACCACAACAACCACCACCTCAGGTCCATCTCTGGGAATATCAATCGATAGAGGATATGTCAACACCTTGTTTGGACGGTTTAATATCTTGACATTA GCTATTAATGCTCTTTGTTTCATCTGTGTTGCTGCACAACCATGGGCTGCTTACATCCCACCTCAGGGATGGTTCTATTTTGTATGTGTTACTGGATTCTGGTCAGCTCTCCTTGAACTTTTTTTGGGACTATGTCGTATTCAGGAAAGGATGGTCAGAATAGTTCCATGGAAACTTGGA TTGTTGATCTTTTATGGTCTGTGGTCATTTTTCTACCTGACAGCAGCCAGTGCTGTCACCCACTATGCTGCCAACTATGAAAAAAGGGATGGATGGTATGCTGGAACG GTATTTGGATTTATTGCAACAATCATTTATGGTATTGCTGCTTACTACCGACTTCTTGATTGGAAGGGAGCAAGCCCTGTTAGCGTCAGCCAACCAGCCTAA
- the LOC130686102 gene encoding deoxyribodipyrimidine photo-lyase-like, translating to MSKHGSTKGSSKTPTAKKLKLETSDDEPSSSRAPSVDAGFLASVESKRKQCAGNILEFKFNKKRCRLLSKSMDVGNFGGGVLYWMSREQRVQDNWALLYAQRLALKMKLPLHVCFCLVPTFLGATIRQFGFMLKGLEEVEAECQKLQIQFHLLKGDSQTCVPNLIKKLKLDAVVADFSPLRVPLSWIDKVKESIPEDVPFCQIDAHNIVPVWVASDKQEIGARTIRKKIHDKLDEFLTDFPPVVTHPHQSQTKAKPVDWKAANAYLEVDRTVEEVDWITPGTKSGLVELSNFCQKRLKLFGEKRNDPNVAALSNLSPWLHFGQLSAQRCILEVKEYKAKYAKSVDVYIEETLIRRELSDNFCFYNPNYDNLKGAANWAQETLDVHKKDKRPALLTSKELEEGKTHDDLWNASQIQLTRTGKMHGFLRMYWAKKILEWTETPEEALRLAIYLNDRYSLDGRDPSGYVGCMWSICGIHDMGWKERDVFGKIRYMNYKGCQRKFDVVAFVQRFGARTYPIKGVKYQ from the exons atgAGCAAGCATGGTTCCACGAAAGGCTCTTCCAAAACCCCAACAGCAAAGAAATTAAAACTGGAAACATCTGATGATGAACCAAGTAGTTCAAGAGCACCGTCAGTGGATGCAGGGTTCCTGGCATCGGTTGAATCGAAAAGGAAACAATGTGCTGGAAACATTCTAGAATTcaaattcaacaagaaaaggtGCCGCCTGCTCTCCAAGTCAATGGACGTGGGAAATTTCGGTGGAGGAGTTCTGTATTGGATGTCACGTGAACAAAGAGTACAAG acaaTTGGGCATTATTGTATGCACAGCGTTTAGCTCTAAAAATGAAACTTCCACTGCATGTATGCTTTTGCCTGGTACCTACTTTTCTTGGAGCCACAATCAGACAATTTGGTTTTATGTTGAAAG GCTTAGAGGAAGTAGAGGCTGAATGCCAGAAACTTCAGATACAATTTCATTTACTTAAAGGAGATTCTCAAACTTGTGTCCCAAACCTCATAAAAAAGTTAAAATTGGATGCAGTTGTTGCTGATTTCTCGCCTTTAAGAGTTCCTCTCTCATGGATAGACAAAGTTAAAGAAAGCATTCCTGAAGATGTTCCATTTTGCCAG ATTGATGCGCATAATATCGTCCCTGTATGGGTGGCCTCTGACAAACAAGAAATCG GAGCACGGACGATTAGGAAAAAGATTCATGATAAATTAGATGAATTTTTAACTGATTTTCCTCCGGTTGTTACACACCCTCATCAATcccaaacaaaagcaaaa CCTGTGGACTGGAAAGCAGCAAATGCTTATTTGGAAGTGGACCGTACGGTAGAAGAAGTCGACTGGATTACTCCGGGAACGAAGAGCGGCCTGGTTGAGTTGTCAAATTTTTGCCAAAAGCGTTTAAAACTTTTTggagaaaagcgaaatgacCCGAACGTAGCAGCTTTGAGTAATTTATCTCCTTGGCTACATTTTG GTCAGTTGTCTGCCCAGCGTTGCATTTTGGAGGTCAAGGAATATAAGGCCAAGTATGCTAAAAGCGTAGATGTTTATATTGAAGAAACGCTTATCCGACGCGAACTGTCGGACAATTTTTGCTTCTACAATCCTAATTACGATAATTTGAAAG GCGCCGCGAATTGGGCACAGGAAACCTTGGATGTGCACAA GAAAGATAAACGGCCCGCGCTACTTACCTCTAAGGAGTTGGAAGAAGGCAAAACCCATGACGATCTCTGGAACGCGTCTCAAATACAGTTGACGCGAACTGGCAAAATGCATGGTTTTCTCAG AATGTACTGGgccaaaaaaatattggaatgGACGGAGACACCCGAAGAAGCTCTAAGACTTGCCATATATCTGAACGACAGATATAGTTTAGATGGAAGAGACCCTAGTGGTTATGTTGGTTGTATGTGGTCGATTTGTGGTATTCACGACATGGGCTGGAAGGAAAGGGATGTGTTTGGTAAAATCCGTTACATGAACTACAAAGGCTGTCAGCGGAAATTTGATGTTGTGGCGTTCGTTCAACGTTTCGGTGCAAGAACATATCCCATTAAAGGTGTGAAGTATCAGTAG
- the LOC130686413 gene encoding uncharacterized protein LOC130686413 isoform X2, with protein sequence MKLEHWKLEAVEVQDAEELFWPTSPTRYYTIPRSTQKLAPHMDKQRSPTPLQELALEAFLLQLKNLCQQKNYTENKRALKHYLKFQLPASIRQQLLAASTKDSRIYTLLDLSMFELLLSTSVKHVYVQSVRTFFRQSFVTSLRQLGTGLEELTIHDSSWLQHREYLPSAFARMTHLRRISLRYLANDQMIAAIAQNCLHLQEMDVSYSIDVTDCGMKFLCDPTLILTSMPQPKTSECERKSEQRCRKISAPSAPSRYASGCMVWFPRFLARGIKRYSVHDEKKLNNHESPAHQSQEDISPQWPEDELSLNVEIPSTCVKSLCRLEILGTSITPVGVKLVAATSSIIIIVY encoded by the exons ATGAAGCTGGAACATTGGAAACTTGAAGCAGTCGAAGTTCAAGATGCCGAAGAACTCTTTTGGCCAACCAGTCCAACACGTTATTATACCATCCCGCGTTCAACTCAGAAGCTTGCTCCCCACATGGACAAACAGCGAAGCCCAACGCCTTTACAAGAATTAGCCTTGGAGGCTTTCCtgctacagttgaaaaacttGTGTCAACAAAAGAATTatacagaaaacaaacgagCATTGAAGCACTACCTGAAATTTCAACTCCCTGCATCCATTCGTCAACAGTTGTTGGCGGCCTCGACGAAAGATAGTCGCATCTACACTCTACTTGAT TTGAGCATGTTCGAGCTTTTGTTATCGACATCTGTCAAGCATGTTTACGTACAATCGGTACGAACATTCTTCCGGCAATCATTTGTAACTTCACTACGTCAATTGGGCACTGGACTTGAAGAGTTAACCATTC ATGACAGTTCGTGGCTCCAACATCGAGAATATTTACCATCCGCTTTTGCACGCATGACTCATTTACGCAGAATATCTCTTCGTTACTTAGCAAATGACCAAATG ATTGCCGCTATAGCTCAAAATTGCCTTCATCTCCAG GAAATGGACGTCAGCTACTCCATTGACGTAACTGATTGCGGGATGAAATTTCTCTGTGACCCTACACTGATATTGACGTCAATGCCGCAACCAAAAACATCCGAATGTGAACGGAAATCGGAACAACGCTGTCGAAAGATATCCGCTCCATCAGCTCCAAGCCGATATGCGTCCGGATGCATGGTTTGGTTTCCTCGATTCCTTGCACGTGGGATAAAGCGCTATTCGGTGCACGATGAAAAGAAACTCAACAATCACGAATCACCAGCCCACCAATCTCAAGAAGATATTTCTCCACAATGGCCTGAAGATGAATTATCTTTAAACGTGGAAATCCCTTCCACTTGTGTTAAGTCACTTTGTCGGCTGGAAATTTTGGGAACAAGCATCACACCAGTGGGCGTCAAACTGGTGGCAGCAACATCTTCCATCATAATTATTGTCTATTAA
- the LOC130686413 gene encoding uncharacterized protein LOC130686413 isoform X1, with the protein MKLEHWKLEAVEVQDAEELFWPTSPTRYYTIPRSTQKLAPHMDKQRSPTPLQELALEAFLLQLKNLCQQKNYTENKRALKHYLKFQLPASIRQQLLAASTKDSRIYTLLDLSMFELLLSTSVKHVYVQSVRTFFRQSFVTSLRQLGTGLEELTIHDSSWLQHREYLPSAFARMTHLRRISLRYLANDQMQIAAIAQNCLHLQEMDVSYSIDVTDCGMKFLCDPTLILTSMPQPKTSECERKSEQRCRKISAPSAPSRYASGCMVWFPRFLARGIKRYSVHDEKKLNNHESPAHQSQEDISPQWPEDELSLNVEIPSTCVKSLCRLEILGTSITPVGVKLVAATSSIIIIVY; encoded by the exons ATGAAGCTGGAACATTGGAAACTTGAAGCAGTCGAAGTTCAAGATGCCGAAGAACTCTTTTGGCCAACCAGTCCAACACGTTATTATACCATCCCGCGTTCAACTCAGAAGCTTGCTCCCCACATGGACAAACAGCGAAGCCCAACGCCTTTACAAGAATTAGCCTTGGAGGCTTTCCtgctacagttgaaaaacttGTGTCAACAAAAGAATTatacagaaaacaaacgagCATTGAAGCACTACCTGAAATTTCAACTCCCTGCATCCATTCGTCAACAGTTGTTGGCGGCCTCGACGAAAGATAGTCGCATCTACACTCTACTTGAT TTGAGCATGTTCGAGCTTTTGTTATCGACATCTGTCAAGCATGTTTACGTACAATCGGTACGAACATTCTTCCGGCAATCATTTGTAACTTCACTACGTCAATTGGGCACTGGACTTGAAGAGTTAACCATTC ATGACAGTTCGTGGCTCCAACATCGAGAATATTTACCATCCGCTTTTGCACGCATGACTCATTTACGCAGAATATCTCTTCGTTACTTAGCAAATGACCAAATG CAGATTGCCGCTATAGCTCAAAATTGCCTTCATCTCCAG GAAATGGACGTCAGCTACTCCATTGACGTAACTGATTGCGGGATGAAATTTCTCTGTGACCCTACACTGATATTGACGTCAATGCCGCAACCAAAAACATCCGAATGTGAACGGAAATCGGAACAACGCTGTCGAAAGATATCCGCTCCATCAGCTCCAAGCCGATATGCGTCCGGATGCATGGTTTGGTTTCCTCGATTCCTTGCACGTGGGATAAAGCGCTATTCGGTGCACGATGAAAAGAAACTCAACAATCACGAATCACCAGCCCACCAATCTCAAGAAGATATTTCTCCACAATGGCCTGAAGATGAATTATCTTTAAACGTGGAAATCCCTTCCACTTGTGTTAAGTCACTTTGTCGGCTGGAAATTTTGGGAACAAGCATCACACCAGTGGGCGTCAAACTGGTGGCAGCAACATCTTCCATCATAATTATTGTCTATTAA
- the LOC130686291 gene encoding uncharacterized protein LOC130686291 translates to METVKNSNCQLEQASVDLIPDFPVLQDYPQSEFDRLIEKPSHQHHYESDDQGICLSESLSESSSAEELNTGDDDVFGEGISYELFDLVEKLITMALDLRKKVDKGKGLADGNGEFSDDDNTAVALDLTASSARKPPLGPPPPLTPLFPPGPSDAIRQVTAQEKEMLRQSYCRLVRFLRLDLPNIQQFTEEYRAMALKRLQSFLFMYLIEVKRKSPAGINMFQESFGSDLAIRQFFRVFLGKSEQLTRSSSLPGGAVIRPARFASMDDGPPQVLCRGPLGHERLVRNSSSNNAPYPLRRSDSGHHPYASGSTSHGHRGTHLSHQSIHSYSSQQQSYSHPPAHLTYTNSATYQPPQSSHQQHPQQPYDNFSRDSLPPFLEDQRVDVQDVIHLVCQLFPISDAVKGLGPHDYEELYGQPFFQPPSPSIDNLMTPSPSRSSCHTPNYATSSVGSIPGSPASPWQTRSFVDGSLAVSPNYVSSSSNSPFSNVMSPQLSSANSSPGPSSPLPRSVERQMVRMTIVSSQPPPLIPLNKPTPSSWQPAVIAPKPHPQSAVVIAPKQYSPGPSVIVPKQPASPATTVAAKQPTSQSSGSSSQQQAIKPYPTAHEEMATSMNPLIKEQSMRQVVKSTLETLTLADHDGDTPLMVACANPAYKIEDLYALLERLKSHSQPAKVFCAMNNRRETALFLAASERRPLVAGYLAETMSALRIPLNQTYEKGNTVIHYLAMWGDDYNEVLRYLVRVRTVDNKLAFDLNARNHTGRSALHETVMLYQANDPIGENFIKNIKLLLEHGADAGLSDITSGKTPVHIAIEKRDPFLLELLLSKCPGSANAPMYNDNRPLHSAATLTEVTDMQQLELVNILLKYGADKALRNKANKLPIELVQQDRDRVKAVLQARSRQNYT, encoded by the exons TGGTGAAGGCATATCGTATGAACTATTTGATTTGGTTGAAAAGTTAATCACCATGGCGTTGGATTTACGCAAGAAAGTGGATAAAGGGAAGGGACTGGCGGATGGCAACGGTGAATTCTCCGACGATGATAATACGGCCGTCGCATTGGATTTGACGGCTTCATCAGCTAGAAAACCCCCACTTGGTCCACCTCCTCCGTTAACTCCTCTTTTCCCCCCTGGCCCTTCTGACGCTATCAGACAGGTCACGgcacaagaaaaggaaatgctACGACAATCTTATTGCAGATTGGTACGTTTTCTGCGGCTGGATTTACCCAACATTCAACAATTTACCGAAGAATATCGTGCTATGGCATTGAAACGACTGcaatctttcctttttatgtACTTGATTgaagtcaaaagaaaaagcccgGCAGGAATTAACATGTTTCAAGAGTCGTTCGGCAGCGATTTGGCAATTCGTCAATTTTTTCGGGTTTTCCTCGGAAAATCAGAGCAGTTGACTAGAAGTTCGTCGTTACCTGGTGGCGCTGTCATCCGTCCAGCCAGATTTGCCAGTATGGACGACGGACCGCCACAGGTTTTATGTCGCGGTCCTCTTGGCCATGAACGACTTGTTAGAAATTCGAGTTCCAACAACGCGCCTTATCCACTCCGGCGAAGTGATTCGGGTCACCATCCGTACGCCAGTGGATCAACTTCTCATGGACATCGCGGTACACATTTGTCACATCAATCCATCCATTCTTACAGTAGCCAACAGCAAAGCTATTCACATCCGCCAGCGCACTTGACATATACCAATTCTGCGACATACCAGCCACCGCAATCGAGTCATCAACAGCATCCTCAACAACCATATGATAATTTTTCACGAGATTCTTTACCGCCTTTTCTCGAG GACCAGCGTGTAGATGTTCAGGATGTGATCCACCTCGTCTGTCAGCTTTTCCCAATCAGCGATGCGGTGAAAGGATTGGGACCTCATGACTACGAAGAATTATATGGACAACCCTTCTTTCAACCACCGAGTCCATCAATAGACAATCTCATGACGCCTTCCCCTTCACGATCATCGTGTCACACACCGAATTATGCGACGAGCTCCGTCGGTTCCATTCCAGGTTCACCGGCCAGCCCTTGGCAAACAAGAAGCTTCGTTGATGGCTCTTTGGCTGTATCTCCGAATTATGTATCATCGTCCTCTAATTCTCCATTTTCAAATGTCATGTCACCACAGCTCTCTTCGGCTAATAGTAGCCCAGGACCAAGTAGCCCGCTGCCACGCTCAGTCGAGAGGCAAATGGTGCGGATGACTATCGTATCGTCTCAACCACCTCCGCTTATACCTCTAAATAAACCCACTCCCTCGTCATGGCAACCTGCAGTTATTGCTCCAAAGCCCCATCCACAGAGTGCTGTCGTCATCGCACCGAAACAGTATTCTCCGGGTCCTTCTGTCATTGTACCGAAGCAGCCAGCAAGTCCTGCAACAACTGTTGCCGCTAAGCAACCTACAAGCCAATCATCTGGATCATCATCACAACAACAAGCAATCAAACCGTACCCAACGGCTCATGAAGAGATGGCAACAAGTATGAATCCACTTATTAAGGAACAGTCTATGCGCCAAGTGGTGAAATCTACACTCGAAACGCTTACGCTGGCGGATCATGATGGCGACAc TCCATTGATGGTGGCCTGTGCGAATCCAGCATACAAAATCGAAGATCTCTACGCTCTATTGGAACGTCTCAAAAGTCATTCACAGCCGGCTAAAGTCTTTTGCGCTATGAATAACAGAAGAGAG ACTGCCTTGTTTTTGGCAGCCAGTGAACGTCGTCCGTTAGTGGCGGGTTACCTGGCCGAGACGATGAGCGCTTTGCGTATACCTTTAAATCAAACATATGAAAAGGGCAACACGGTCATTCATTATCTGGCAATGTGGGGCGACGATTATAATGAGGTACTACGCTATTTGGTACGTGTTCGGACTGTAGATAACAAACTGGCTTTCGACCTTAATGCACGAAACCATACAG GACGTTCTGCTCTCCACGAAACTGTTATGCTCTACCAGGCGAACGATCCAATCGGCGAAAATTTTATCAAAAACATTAAGTTGTTGTTGGAACATGGGGCAGATGCTGGTCTATCg GATATCACGAGCGGCAAAACTCCGGTTCACATTGCCATCGAGAAACGCGACCCATTTCTTCTTGAATTGCTACTATCGAAATGTCCGGGCTCGGCCAACGCTCCCATGTATAACGACAACCGGCCTCTGCACAGCGCCGCCACCCTGACCGAGGTCACGGACATGCAGCAACTCGAGCTGGTGAACATCTTGCTCAAGTATGGAGCTGACAAGGCATTACGCAACAAGGCAAATAAGCTGCCCATTGAACTTGTGCAGCAGGATCGGGATCGG GTTAAAGCTGTTCTACAAGCCCGATCGCGTCAGAATTATACttga